The following proteins are encoded in a genomic region of Mycolicibacterium rutilum:
- a CDS encoding CBS domain-containing protein, giving the protein MQAHEIAVNPPTVRMTDPVSKAVQLMVVNRLPGLVVVDDDGRPVAVLPGTQVLRLTIPESYRDDPALVRTVDEIHADLFWHGPGRLTVGDCLPTPVAKPVTVAPDATLLEIATVMATKRSPLIAVVGDGGKLVGAVTLERLLTSLAVAGPND; this is encoded by the coding sequence ATGCAAGCACACGAAATCGCCGTGAACCCGCCCACGGTCCGGATGACCGATCCGGTGTCCAAGGCGGTGCAGTTGATGGTGGTCAACCGGTTGCCCGGCCTCGTCGTGGTCGACGACGACGGCCGCCCGGTCGCGGTGCTACCGGGCACCCAGGTGCTGCGGCTGACCATCCCGGAGTCCTACCGCGACGACCCCGCGCTGGTCCGCACCGTCGACGAGATCCACGCCGACCTGTTCTGGCATGGCCCCGGCCGGCTGACCGTCGGCGACTGCCTGCCCACCCCGGTGGCCAAGCCCGTGACGGTGGCCCCTGACGCCACGCTGCTCGAGATCGCCACCGTGATGGCCACCAAGCGCAGCCCGCTGATCGCCGTCGTCGGCGACGGCGGCAAACTCGTCGGCGCGGTGACCCTGGAGCGGCTGCTGACCAGCCTGGCCGTGGCCGGCCCCAACGACTGA
- a CDS encoding ArsB/NhaD family transporter, with the protein MLAPLLALAIFVVAFWFLATERANKVTTVLVAAGLMTLLGLAPGEKVFYSEHEGIDWNVIFLLLGMMVIVGVVKQTGIFDFLAIWAAKRARGNPFRLMVMLMVITAVASPVLDNVTIIMLVAPVTLVICDRLEIAAQPFLIAEVLASNIGGAATLIGDPPNIIIGSRAGLTFNDFLVHMAPVVIVIFALFVVFTRVLFRKDLRASEMRVDKVMALQERRAIKDTRLLVRSMAVLALVIIGFGLHSVLHVAPSIVALLGAGTMLLVTQVDVAEVLPEVEWPTLVFFMGLFVMVAGLVHTGVIGWLGDAAVNVFGDNFFLAATGLLFGSAVLGAFVDNIPYTATMAPVVEDMAAQAPNVDTGRALWWAFALGACFSGNGTAIAASANVVAIGIAQRAGQRISFWQFTRYGIVVTLLSTLLAWVYVWLRYF; encoded by the coding sequence GTGCTGGCTCCACTTCTGGCGCTGGCGATTTTCGTTGTCGCCTTCTGGTTCCTGGCGACCGAGCGCGCGAACAAGGTCACCACCGTCCTGGTCGCCGCAGGGCTGATGACGCTGCTGGGGCTCGCCCCCGGCGAGAAGGTGTTCTACTCCGAGCACGAGGGCATCGACTGGAACGTCATCTTCCTGTTGCTCGGCATGATGGTCATCGTCGGCGTCGTGAAACAGACCGGCATCTTCGACTTCCTGGCGATCTGGGCCGCAAAACGCGCCCGCGGCAACCCTTTTCGGCTCATGGTCATGCTCATGGTGATCACCGCCGTCGCCTCGCCGGTGCTGGACAACGTCACGATCATCATGCTCGTGGCGCCGGTGACACTGGTCATCTGCGACCGCCTGGAGATCGCCGCGCAGCCGTTCCTCATCGCCGAGGTGCTGGCCTCCAACATCGGCGGCGCCGCCACCCTGATTGGTGACCCGCCCAACATCATCATCGGTAGCCGGGCGGGGTTGACGTTCAACGACTTCCTGGTCCACATGGCGCCGGTGGTGATCGTCATCTTCGCGCTGTTCGTGGTGTTCACCCGGGTGCTGTTCCGAAAAGATCTGCGCGCCAGCGAGATGCGCGTCGACAAGGTGATGGCGCTGCAGGAGCGTCGCGCGATCAAGGACACCCGCCTGCTGGTGCGCTCGATGGCCGTGCTCGCGCTCGTCATCATCGGGTTCGGCCTGCACTCGGTGCTGCACGTCGCGCCGTCGATCGTCGCGCTGCTGGGCGCGGGCACGATGCTGTTGGTCACCCAAGTCGACGTCGCCGAGGTGTTGCCCGAGGTCGAATGGCCGACGCTGGTGTTCTTCATGGGGCTGTTCGTCATGGTCGCGGGCCTCGTGCACACCGGCGTGATCGGCTGGCTCGGCGACGCGGCGGTCAACGTGTTCGGCGACAACTTCTTCCTCGCCGCAACCGGGTTGCTGTTCGGCTCGGCGGTGCTCGGCGCGTTCGTCGACAACATCCCCTACACCGCGACGATGGCGCCGGTGGTCGAGGACATGGCCGCCCAGGCGCCCAACGTGGACACCGGCCGGGCGCTGTGGTGGGCGTTCGCGCTGGGCGCCTGCTTCTCGGGCAACGGCACCGCGATCGCGGCGAGCGCGAACGTGGTGGCCATCGGCATCGCCCAGCGCGCCGGGCAGCGGATCAGCTTCTGGCAGTTCACCCGCTACGGCATCGTGGTCACCCTGCTCAGCACCCTGTTGGCCTGGGTGTACGTTTGGCTCCGCTATTTCTGA
- a CDS encoding acyltransferase family protein, whose amino-acid sequence MSSPVSVAPVRPVTRVAQIRGDLDGLRGLAIALVVVYHVWFGRVSGGVDVFLVLSGFFLGGRLLRQAAGDQPDESWPRAIVRIVRRLVPALVIVLAASAVLTVLVQPQTRWEEFADQGLASLFYWQNWYLADTANDYLRAGEAVSPLQHIWSMSVQGQFFVGVLTVAAVLALVVRVVGATRHRRTVLIGTLALATVLSFWYANVAHQLDQSHAYYDTFARAWELLAGMLAAAAISAVRWPGWLRATAAITGLVAILACGVLLDGADEFPGPWALVPVAATVLLIFSGAGQTDRMPAPNRLLAAAPLVTLGTIAYSLYLWHWPLLIFWLAHTDQDRVGLRDGVVIIALSLALAYLTARLVEDPLRVGASSKTRAAHRLPTPPGYGVLALGGLVTVLAVALVVSSLAWRGHVEAVRANGVELQTLSTRDYPGAQALLENTRVAKLPMRPTVLEAGDDLPATTLDQCITDFASVEVLRCVYGDTTASRTIALAGGSHSEHWITALDLLGRTHGFRVVTYLKMGCPLSTDDDPRIAGSEDPYPLCKVWVRAAMDALKADRPDYVFTTTTRPHPNGPGDRVPDSYVGIWDELSANELAILGLRDTPWMFRDGILFSPVDCLSEGGDPESCGLPRSEALADRNPTLEHADRYPLMSVLDVSDAVCRPDVCRAVEGNVLVYHDAHHLSATYVRTLADELGRQLSDATGWW is encoded by the coding sequence ATGAGCAGTCCCGTGTCCGTCGCGCCTGTCCGCCCGGTGACCCGCGTCGCGCAGATCCGCGGCGATCTGGACGGCCTGCGCGGTCTCGCGATCGCCCTGGTGGTCGTCTACCACGTGTGGTTCGGCCGGGTCTCCGGCGGCGTCGACGTGTTCCTGGTGCTGTCGGGCTTCTTCCTCGGCGGGCGCCTGCTGCGGCAGGCGGCAGGCGATCAACCCGACGAGTCGTGGCCGCGCGCGATCGTCCGCATCGTGCGCCGCCTGGTGCCCGCACTCGTGATCGTCCTCGCCGCCTCCGCGGTGCTGACCGTGCTGGTGCAACCGCAGACCCGCTGGGAGGAGTTCGCCGACCAGGGCTTGGCGAGCCTGTTCTACTGGCAGAACTGGTACCTGGCCGACACCGCCAACGACTATCTGCGCGCAGGCGAGGCCGTCAGCCCGCTGCAGCACATCTGGTCGATGTCGGTGCAGGGCCAGTTCTTCGTCGGGGTGCTGACCGTCGCGGCGGTGCTCGCCCTGGTGGTCCGCGTCGTCGGCGCAACCCGGCACCGCCGCACGGTGCTGATCGGCACGCTCGCCCTGGCCACCGTCCTGTCGTTCTGGTACGCAAACGTCGCGCACCAACTCGACCAGTCGCACGCCTACTACGACACGTTCGCGCGGGCGTGGGAACTGCTCGCGGGCATGCTCGCGGCCGCGGCGATCTCGGCGGTGCGGTGGCCCGGGTGGCTGCGCGCCACGGCGGCGATCACCGGACTGGTGGCGATCCTGGCCTGCGGCGTACTGCTCGACGGCGCCGACGAGTTCCCCGGCCCGTGGGCGCTGGTGCCGGTCGCCGCGACCGTCCTGCTGATCTTCAGCGGCGCCGGGCAGACCGACCGCATGCCCGCGCCGAACCGCCTGTTGGCCGCGGCACCGCTGGTCACCCTGGGGACGATCGCCTATTCGCTGTATCTGTGGCACTGGCCGCTGCTGATCTTCTGGCTGGCGCACACCGATCAGGATCGGGTCGGTCTGCGCGACGGCGTCGTCATCATCGCGCTGTCACTGGCGCTGGCCTACCTGACGGCGCGTCTGGTCGAGGATCCGCTGCGCGTGGGCGCCTCATCCAAAACGCGTGCCGCACACCGGCTTCCGACCCCGCCCGGATACGGCGTCCTCGCGCTCGGCGGGCTGGTCACCGTGCTGGCCGTCGCGCTCGTGGTGTCCTCGCTGGCCTGGCGCGGTCACGTCGAGGCGGTGCGCGCCAACGGAGTGGAGCTGCAAACCCTGTCGACCCGGGACTACCCAGGCGCGCAGGCGCTGCTGGAGAACACCCGGGTGGCCAAGCTGCCGATGCGGCCGACGGTGCTCGAAGCCGGCGACGACCTGCCTGCCACCACGCTGGACCAGTGCATCACCGACTTCGCCAGCGTCGAGGTGCTCCGCTGCGTCTACGGCGACACCACCGCATCGCGGACCATCGCGCTGGCCGGCGGTTCGCACTCCGAACACTGGATCACCGCGCTGGACCTGCTCGGCCGCACCCACGGCTTCCGCGTGGTGACGTACCTGAAGATGGGTTGTCCGCTGAGCACCGACGACGATCCGCGCATCGCCGGTTCCGAGGACCCGTACCCGTTGTGCAAGGTGTGGGTGCGCGCGGCGATGGACGCGCTGAAAGCCGACCGTCCCGACTACGTCTTCACCACCACCACGCGGCCACACCCGAACGGGCCGGGTGATCGGGTGCCCGACAGCTACGTCGGGATCTGGGACGAACTGAGCGCCAACGAGCTCGCGATCCTCGGCCTGCGGGACACCCCGTGGATGTTCCGCGACGGGATCCTGTTCTCCCCCGTCGACTGCCTGTCCGAGGGCGGGGACCCGGAGAGCTGCGGCCTGCCCCGCAGCGAGGCGCTGGCCGATCGCAACCCGACGCTCGAGCACGCCGACCGCTATCCGCTGATGTCGGTGCTCGACGTCAGCGACGCGGTGTGCCGCCCCGACGTGTGCCGCGCCGTCGAGGGCAACGTGCTGGTCTACCACGACGCGCACCACCTCTCGGCGACCTACGTGCGCACGCTCGCCGACGAACTGGGCCGCCAACTCTCCGACGCCACGGGCTGGTGGTGA
- a CDS encoding Na+/H+ antiporter subunit A, with protein sequence MLAILVAHAVATALAPLLVYRWGRMAFYPLALVPLGSLIWVVLNWPGAGRSTRVDIAWVPELSMDINLRFDSLAAIMSVLVLAIGALVLFYCADYFHHHDGRKENRLPSFAAELVAFSGAMFGLVTSDNTLLLYVFWEITTVLSFLLVGHYAERITSRRAATQALLVTTFGGLAMLVGIIILGETADTYLLSELVASPPSGVAVSVAVVLVLIGALSKSAIVPLHFWLPGAMAAPTPVSAYLHAAAMVKAGVYLIARMTPGFADVAPWRPMVVSLGLLTMLLAGWRAVREYDLKLILAFGTVSQLGLITVMVGTGGSDMMLAGLAMLVAHAMFKAALFMVVGIIDHITGTRDIRRLAWLGDRARPLLVIAIGATASMAALPPFFGFVAKEADLETVLHSPYLGTAAPFVLAGIVLGSVFTTIYSLRFLFGAFGRKGRTEPSTRVAEMHRLEIPFMIAPAILSAAGLAFGIWPVGIGDVLDRYADTVPGGDDGYYLALWHGVNLPLLLSVLVVATGIAAFAGRQRLRTMRTMREPLGNADHVYEAVVRWLDRWSVELTAVTQRGSIPATQSVILSTLVLVPTVALALGARDRPNFALWGSPLQVVVGLIILSAAVGALVMRNRLAAVLLVGVTGYGCGAIFALHGAPDLALTQFLVETLTLVIFVLVLRTLPAEADRGHIKRHRWPRAVLALSVGAVVTMLAAYAMAARTGIPIAALIPDAAYERGHGANAVNVLLVDIRAWDTMGETMVLLVAATGVASMVFRHRRFGAPPRVSDAGQPDIGRLPAVLNTSPAVGDVTWLRGSELRDPRHRSLILEVATRIIFPLIMVLSAYFFFAGHNTPGGGFAGGLTAGLALVLRYLAGGRYELGETLPLDAGKILGAGLTLSAGTALASILVGAPALSSALIEVDVPVLGHVKFVTALFFDLGVYLIVVGLVLDVLRSLGARIDVELGEQRETAVVTR encoded by the coding sequence CTGCTCGCCATCCTGGTTGCTCACGCGGTCGCCACCGCGCTGGCGCCCCTGCTTGTCTACAGGTGGGGACGGATGGCGTTCTATCCGCTGGCGCTGGTGCCGCTGGGCTCGCTGATCTGGGTCGTGCTGAACTGGCCCGGGGCGGGCCGCTCGACGCGGGTCGACATCGCGTGGGTGCCCGAACTGTCGATGGACATCAACCTGCGCTTCGATTCGCTCGCCGCGATCATGAGCGTGCTGGTGCTGGCGATCGGCGCGCTGGTGCTGTTCTACTGCGCCGACTACTTCCACCACCACGACGGCCGCAAGGAGAACCGGCTGCCCAGCTTCGCCGCCGAGCTGGTCGCGTTCTCCGGCGCCATGTTCGGCCTGGTGACCAGTGACAACACGTTGCTTCTCTACGTGTTCTGGGAGATCACCACGGTGCTGTCGTTCCTGCTCGTCGGCCATTACGCCGAACGCATCACCAGCCGGCGCGCGGCCACGCAGGCGCTGCTGGTCACGACGTTCGGCGGGCTGGCGATGCTGGTGGGCATCATCATCCTCGGCGAGACCGCCGACACCTACCTGCTCTCGGAGCTGGTCGCGTCGCCGCCGAGTGGCGTCGCGGTGTCGGTGGCCGTGGTGCTGGTGCTGATCGGGGCGCTGTCCAAATCGGCAATCGTGCCGCTGCACTTCTGGCTTCCAGGTGCGATGGCCGCGCCGACACCGGTCAGCGCCTATCTGCACGCCGCGGCGATGGTGAAGGCCGGCGTGTACCTGATCGCCCGGATGACGCCCGGCTTCGCCGACGTGGCGCCGTGGCGGCCGATGGTCGTCTCGCTCGGCCTGCTGACCATGCTGCTGGCGGGCTGGCGCGCGGTCCGCGAATACGACCTCAAGCTGATCCTGGCGTTCGGCACCGTCAGCCAGCTCGGGCTGATCACCGTGATGGTCGGCACCGGCGGCAGCGACATGATGCTCGCCGGGCTGGCCATGCTGGTCGCGCACGCCATGTTCAAGGCGGCGCTGTTCATGGTCGTCGGGATCATCGACCACATCACCGGCACCCGCGACATCCGCCGACTGGCCTGGCTCGGCGACCGGGCCCGCCCCCTGCTGGTGATCGCGATCGGCGCGACCGCGAGCATGGCCGCGCTGCCGCCGTTCTTCGGTTTCGTCGCCAAGGAGGCCGACCTCGAGACGGTCCTGCACAGCCCGTATCTGGGCACCGCGGCGCCGTTCGTGCTCGCCGGGATCGTGCTCGGCTCGGTGTTCACGACGATCTACAGTTTGCGGTTCCTGTTCGGCGCGTTCGGCCGCAAGGGCCGAACCGAGCCGAGCACCCGGGTCGCCGAGATGCACCGCCTGGAGATCCCGTTCATGATCGCGCCCGCGATCCTGTCCGCGGCCGGTCTGGCGTTCGGCATCTGGCCGGTGGGCATCGGCGACGTGCTCGACCGCTACGCCGACACCGTGCCCGGCGGCGACGACGGCTACTACCTGGCCCTCTGGCACGGGGTGAACCTGCCGCTGCTGCTGTCGGTGCTGGTGGTGGCGACCGGTATCGCCGCGTTCGCCGGCAGGCAGCGGCTGCGCACGATGCGCACGATGCGCGAACCGCTCGGCAACGCCGACCACGTCTACGAGGCCGTCGTGCGCTGGCTCGATCGCTGGTCGGTGGAGCTCACCGCCGTCACGCAGCGCGGTTCGATCCCGGCGACGCAGTCGGTGATCCTGTCGACGCTGGTGCTGGTACCGACGGTCGCGCTCGCACTGGGCGCACGCGACCGGCCGAACTTCGCGCTGTGGGGGTCACCACTGCAGGTGGTCGTCGGGCTCATCATCCTGTCCGCGGCGGTGGGCGCCCTGGTGATGCGCAACCGCCTGGCCGCCGTGCTGCTGGTCGGGGTGACCGGCTACGGCTGCGGCGCGATCTTCGCGCTGCACGGTGCGCCGGATCTGGCGCTGACGCAGTTCCTCGTCGAGACGCTCACCCTGGTGATCTTCGTGCTGGTGCTGCGCACGCTGCCCGCCGAGGCCGACCGCGGACACATCAAACGGCACCGCTGGCCGCGCGCGGTGCTGGCGCTGTCCGTCGGCGCCGTGGTGACGATGCTCGCGGCGTACGCCATGGCCGCGCGCACCGGCATCCCGATCGCCGCGCTGATCCCGGACGCGGCCTACGAACGCGGCCACGGCGCCAACGCGGTCAACGTGCTCCTCGTCGACATCCGCGCCTGGGACACCATGGGCGAGACCATGGTGCTGCTGGTCGCGGCGACGGGCGTGGCGTCAATGGTGTTCCGGCACAGGCGGTTCGGTGCACCCCCGCGGGTGTCCGATGCGGGCCAGCCCGACATCGGCCGGCTCCCGGCGGTGTTGAACACCAGCCCCGCGGTCGGCGACGTCACCTGGCTGCGCGGCAGCGAGCTGCGCGACCCGCGGCACCGCTCACTGATCCTGGAGGTCGCGACCCGGATCATCTTCCCGCTGATCATGGTGCTGTCGGCATACTTCTTCTTCGCCGGCCACAACACCCCCGGCGGCGGTTTCGCCGGCGGCCTGACCGCGGGCCTGGCGCTGGTGCTGCGCTATCTGGCCGGCGGCCGCTACGAGCTGGGCGAGACCCTGCCGCTGGACGCCGGCAAGATCCTCGGCGCCGGGCTCACACTGTCGGCGGGCACGGCGTTGGCCTCGATCCTGGTGGGTGCGCCCGCGTTGTCGTCGGCGCTGATCGAGGTCGACGTGCCGGTGCTCGGCCACGTCAAGTTCGTCACCGCACTGTTCTTCGACCTGGGCGTCTACCTGATCGTCGTCGGCCTGGTGCTCGACGTGCTGCGCAGCCTCGGCGCGCGGATCGACGTCGAACTCGGCGAACAACGGGAGACGGCGGTGGTGACCCGATGA
- a CDS encoding Na(+)/H(+) antiporter subunit C has product MTTSFVPLVLLGGLTAAGVYLLLERNLTRMLLGLLLISNAINLLILVVGGRSGSPPIRGRSSNNSSIIADPLAQAMILTAIVITMGVAAFILAMNYRSYRLTTEEEVSDDPEDAKVSELAAKDSAAVEEDVAHPDPARDTDGPDELDALPGYEGSK; this is encoded by the coding sequence ATGACCACCTCGTTCGTCCCCCTCGTCCTGCTCGGCGGTCTCACCGCGGCCGGGGTGTACCTGCTGCTCGAACGCAACCTGACCCGAATGCTGTTGGGCCTGTTGCTGATCAGCAACGCGATCAACCTGCTGATCCTGGTGGTCGGCGGCCGGTCCGGCAGCCCGCCGATCCGGGGGCGCAGCAGCAACAACAGCAGCATCATCGCGGATCCGTTGGCGCAGGCGATGATCCTGACCGCGATCGTCATCACGATGGGAGTCGCGGCGTTCATCCTTGCGATGAACTACCGGTCCTACCGGTTGACCACCGAAGAAGAAGTCAGTGACGACCCCGAGGACGCCAAGGTCTCCGAGCTGGCGGCCAAGGACAGCGCCGCAGTCGAGGAGGACGTCGCGCATCCCGACCCGGCGCGAGACACCGACGGCCCCGACGAGCTGGACGCGCTGCCCGGTTACGAGGGGTCCAAATGA